CGGACGCACTGCTGGCGGAATCCGGCCGGCGCTGGAGCTTGGGCTGTCAGGGCGCGTGAGAGGGGAAGAGGTGGCGTACTGTATGGTCGAGGTGCGGGTCCTGCCCACGGATCAGGAAGTTGCCCTGGAGGCGGCGGAGCGTTTCGTGAAAGCCGGCCGGGAGGCCATCGCCGCGCGCGGCCGGTATGTGGTCGCGCTGGCCGGCGGGAATACGCCGGCGCCGCTCTACCGCCTGCTGGGAGAGCCGGCATGGCGCGAGGCTCTGCCGTGGGAGCGGGTGCACCTTTTCTGGGGCGATGAGCGCTGTGTGCCCCCCGACCATCCCGACAGCAACTACGGCCTGGCCTGGCGGGAGTGGCTGTCCCACCTGGATATCCCGCCGGCCCATCTCCACCGTGTGCGATGTGAGGAAGGCTCGGAGCAGGCCGCCGCGGCGTACGAGGAGGAACTGCGCGCCTTTTTCGGGGAGGAGCCGGCCTTTGACCTGATTTTCCTCGGCGTGGGGGAGGATGGGCACACCGCGTCGATTTTCCCCAGCACGCCGGCGGTGCTGGAGACGCGCCGCTGGGCCATGGTCAATCATCGGCTGGGGGAGGCACTGCCGCGGGTGACGCTGACCCTGCCGGTGTTGAACGCGGCGCGATATGTCCTCTTTC
The DNA window shown above is from Anaerolineae bacterium and carries:
- the pgl gene encoding 6-phosphogluconolactonase — its product is MVEVRVLPTDQEVALEAAERFVKAGREAIAARGRYVVALAGGNTPAPLYRLLGEPAWREALPWERVHLFWGDERCVPPDHPDSNYGLAWREWLSHLDIPPAHLHRVRCEEGSEQAAAAYEEELRAFFGEEPAFDLIFLGVGEDGHTASIFPSTPAVLETRRWAMVNHRLGEALPRVTLTLPVLNAARYVLFLVTGERKAVVVCRILLDPTLHRNALPAARVRPWAGTVTWLLDAPAASLWLRLRTSSATEGA